Proteins co-encoded in one Streptococcus parauberis NCFD 2020 genomic window:
- the budA gene encoding acetolactate decarboxylase, with product MTENRILFQHNTLASLMAGLYHGTMSIFDLLEKGNLGIGTVDGIDGELIILDGKAYQAIGTGEKAEVISLNGTETVPYAAIINHHNDINFDITKSISDSELKEMMEAKFISPNLFQSIKIHGQFDQMHVRMIPKSPIGKSFAEIASNQPEFIEENISGSLVGFWTPELFHGVSVAGYHLHFLSDDLKFGGHVMDFQMAKGQVEIGYAEHLLQDFPSQNEAFQKAKFDVEALKEDIRKSE from the coding sequence ATGACAGAAAATAGAATTCTTTTTCAACATAATACACTAGCATCATTAATGGCTGGTCTCTATCATGGGACTATGTCCATTTTTGATTTGCTTGAAAAAGGTAATCTTGGTATTGGTACTGTAGATGGTATAGATGGAGAACTGATTATTCTTGATGGCAAAGCTTATCAAGCTATTGGAACTGGTGAAAAAGCTGAGGTTATTTCTCTTAATGGTACAGAAACTGTTCCGTATGCAGCTATTATTAATCATCATAATGATATTAATTTTGATATTACAAAATCAATAAGTGATAGTGAATTAAAAGAAATGATGGAAGCTAAGTTTATCAGTCCCAATCTATTTCAGTCGATTAAAATCCATGGTCAATTTGATCAAATGCATGTCAGAATGATTCCTAAGTCACCAATTGGAAAAAGTTTTGCAGAAATAGCTAGTAACCAACCTGAATTTATTGAAGAAAATATTTCAGGTAGCTTGGTTGGTTTCTGGACACCAGAACTTTTTCACGGTGTGAGTGTGGCGGGCTATCATCTACATTTCCTATCAGATGACCTGAAATTTGGTGGGCATGTAATGGACTTTCAAATGGCTAAGGGTCAAGTTGAAATTGGATATGCTGAACATTTATTGCAAGACTTTCCAAGTCAAAATGAAGCTTTTCAAAAAGCTAAATTTGACGTTGAAGCCTTAAAAGAAGATATCAGAAAATCAGAGTAG
- a CDS encoding Rqc2 family fibronectin-binding protein — MSFDGFFLHHLTLELQEVLVNGRIQKVNQPFQSELVLTIRNHRQNYKLLISAHPVFGRIQVTQSDFQNPQTPNTFTMIMRKYLQGAVIESIEQDDNDRILEIRVSNKNEIGDAIQATLMVEIMGKHSNIILIDRAEKKIIESIKHVGFSQNSYRTILPGSAYIHPPKTGSKNPFTISDLELFEILQTEDLAPKSLQKLFQGLGRDTASNLSDQLQSNKLDQFRAFFNTPVLPTLTEKSFSAIPFSDSQAGEFNRLSELLDYFYQDKAEKDRISQQASDLLHRVQTELEKNIKKLAKQEAELVATKNAEEFRQKGELLTTYLALVPNNKTSVTLDNYYTGEPIDIALDLALTPNQNAQRYFKKYQKLKEAVKHLSNLIEETKQSIAYFESVDYNLSQASIDEIADIREELVEAGFMKRRATDKRHKRKKPEQYLATDGKTIIMVGRNNLQNEELTFKMAKKGELWFHAKDIPGSHVIIKDNLNPSDEVKTDAAELAAFYSKGRLSNLVQVDMIEAKKLHKPSGAKPGFVTYTGQKTLRVTPIKDKIEAMKLK, encoded by the coding sequence ATGTCTTTTGACGGCTTTTTCTTACATCACTTAACACTGGAACTACAAGAGGTCTTAGTAAATGGTCGCATTCAAAAGGTTAACCAACCTTTTCAGAGCGAGCTTGTTCTCACTATCAGAAACCATCGACAAAACTATAAATTATTAATTTCAGCCCATCCTGTTTTTGGACGAATTCAAGTTACTCAAAGTGACTTCCAAAATCCACAAACGCCAAACACCTTTACCATGATTATGCGTAAATACTTACAAGGTGCAGTTATCGAAAGCATTGAACAAGATGATAATGACCGGATTCTTGAAATCCGTGTTTCAAATAAAAATGAGATTGGTGATGCCATTCAAGCCACTCTAATGGTTGAAATAATGGGTAAACACAGCAATATCATTCTCATTGATCGTGCTGAAAAGAAAATTATAGAGTCAATAAAGCATGTTGGTTTTTCACAAAATTCTTACAGAACTATTTTACCGGGCTCTGCTTATATTCACCCTCCTAAAACGGGTTCAAAGAATCCCTTTACTATTTCTGATTTAGAATTATTTGAAATCTTACAAACAGAGGATTTGGCACCAAAATCTTTACAAAAACTCTTCCAAGGTTTAGGAAGAGATACAGCAAGCAACCTTTCGGATCAGCTGCAATCAAACAAATTAGATCAATTTAGAGCATTTTTCAATACTCCAGTCCTTCCGACGCTGACTGAAAAATCATTTTCTGCAATTCCTTTTTCTGATTCCCAAGCTGGCGAATTTAATAGATTATCTGAATTACTTGATTACTTTTATCAAGATAAGGCAGAAAAAGATCGTATTTCTCAGCAAGCTAGCGACCTCTTACATCGTGTTCAAACTGAGCTTGAGAAGAATATTAAAAAACTGGCCAAGCAAGAAGCTGAATTGGTGGCAACAAAGAACGCTGAAGAATTTAGACAAAAAGGTGAGCTTTTAACTACTTATTTGGCGCTTGTTCCGAATAACAAAACAAGTGTTACCTTAGATAATTATTATACAGGTGAACCTATCGATATTGCTTTAGACCTTGCCTTAACCCCTAATCAAAATGCACAGCGATATTTCAAAAAATATCAAAAACTAAAAGAGGCAGTCAAACACTTGAGCAACTTGATTGAAGAGACTAAACAGAGCATTGCTTATTTCGAAAGTGTTGACTATAATCTGTCTCAAGCGTCGATTGATGAAATTGCCGATATTCGTGAGGAGCTAGTTGAAGCAGGCTTTATGAAACGTCGAGCTACTGATAAACGACATAAACGAAAAAAACCTGAGCAATATCTGGCTACTGATGGCAAAACGATTATTATGGTCGGACGAAATAATCTCCAAAATGAAGAATTGACTTTCAAAATGGCAAAAAAAGGCGAACTATGGTTCCATGCCAAAGACATTCCAGGTAGTCATGTTATTATCAAAGATAATCTTAATCCTAGTGACGAAGTGAAAACTGATGCTGCTGAATTAGCTGCTTTCTATTCAAAAGGACGCCTATCAAATCTGGTTCAAGTTGATATGATTGAAGCTAAGAAATTACATAAACCTTCTGGTGCTAAACCAGGTTTTGTAACCTATACCGGACAGAAAACGCTTCGTGTAACTCCAATCAAAGATAAAATTGAAGCAATGAAACTAAAATAA